In Pseudobdellovibrionaceae bacterium, the following proteins share a genomic window:
- a CDS encoding porin — translation MISVAKSLVALILSLALPAFANPEIDSLKSRLDALERQQKQNAQALTDELANLKMQVAVPESTHESYSGMGVAASKVYYSKSPLSIGGYGEVVFTDNKKGTDTTDAYRLVPYIGYRFSDDLVFNAEIEFEHGGANAGAGTGEAIIEFAYLDFLISESFKLRAGHLLIPVGLINMLHEPTVFPTVQRPEVEKNIIPSTWHENGVLAYGDVGPVHYYAGLVNSGDADGFSKSSWIRKSRQKGAEAKAEDFSYVLRLDSNSLQDFSVGGSYYTGNTSQGNDTLGDANIKLAEVHATYKARGFEFLALYAQGQLSDVDKIRTVVTGNPVMGEKVSGYYGMLSYDLMKVINGASAKTLPLFVSHESYNLHEEVEEGQTQDQSLEKTITTVGLNYKPLSNVVVKANYQFRSNEADTEADKFELGLGWIF, via the coding sequence ATGATCTCAGTTGCAAAATCCCTGGTCGCCCTCATTCTGAGCCTGGCCCTACCGGCGTTTGCCAATCCTGAAATTGACTCACTCAAGTCAAGACTGGACGCTCTTGAGCGCCAACAAAAGCAAAACGCCCAGGCACTCACCGACGAACTGGCCAATCTAAAAATGCAGGTGGCCGTGCCCGAGTCCACTCATGAATCCTACTCAGGAATGGGTGTCGCAGCCTCTAAAGTCTATTACTCCAAGTCGCCACTTTCGATCGGTGGTTATGGTGAAGTGGTTTTCACCGATAACAAAAAAGGCACGGACACCACCGACGCCTATCGCCTGGTTCCCTACATTGGCTATCGTTTTAGCGACGACTTGGTATTTAATGCTGAAATCGAATTCGAACATGGCGGAGCCAACGCCGGCGCAGGGACTGGTGAGGCGATCATTGAATTTGCCTATCTGGACTTTCTGATCTCCGAGAGTTTTAAACTCCGGGCCGGCCACCTGCTTATTCCCGTTGGCTTGATTAATATGCTTCACGAACCCACCGTGTTTCCCACAGTACAAAGGCCTGAGGTGGAAAAGAACATCATCCCCAGCACCTGGCATGAGAATGGGGTTCTCGCCTACGGTGATGTGGGACCTGTTCACTATTATGCAGGGCTTGTGAACAGTGGAGACGCGGATGGGTTCTCCAAATCGTCCTGGATTCGCAAGAGTCGGCAAAAGGGTGCCGAGGCCAAGGCTGAGGACTTTTCCTATGTTTTGCGTCTGGACAGCAATTCGCTGCAAGATTTTTCCGTGGGAGGCTCCTACTATACCGGAAATACATCTCAGGGAAATGACACTCTTGGTGATGCCAATATCAAACTTGCCGAAGTTCATGCCACCTACAAAGCGCGTGGTTTTGAATTTCTGGCTCTTTATGCTCAGGGGCAACTGAGTGACGTGGACAAAATTCGCACAGTTGTAACTGGAAATCCGGTGATGGGCGAAAAGGTCAGCGGCTATTACGGCATGCTTTCTTACGACCTGATGAAAGTCATCAACGGAGCTAGCGCCAAAACTCTTCCCCTGTTCGTCAGCCATGAGAGCTACAACCTCCATGAGGAGGTCGAAGAAGGCCAAACTCAGGATCAGTCCCTGGAAAAGACCATCACCACTGTGGGCCTTAACTACAAGCCCCTCTCCAACGTCGTGGTGAAGGCCAACTACCAGTTTCGCAGCAACGAAGCCGATACAGAGGCCGATAAATTTGAGCTGGGCCTGGGGTGGATTTTCTAA
- a CDS encoding FMN-binding protein, whose amino-acid sequence MTAVRLILLLCGLFQLAPAGMAEMLTPPDKAARFLFPEASEIKKESLLLTAGEKAEASKIAKAQIHDGVFTFYRAKKGDEELGFGGIFTSTVRTKNQTSMVGLDPNGKVLGIEVIAYYEPPEYLPQKKWLELFKGKKRDESLRLGQDIPIVTGATMTTEAMTEAVRIVRAVWEVKLKKSDDDKEKP is encoded by the coding sequence ATGACTGCTGTTCGCTTGATTCTTCTCCTCTGCGGATTATTCCAACTGGCCCCCGCAGGCATGGCTGAAATGCTCACTCCTCCTGACAAAGCGGCCAGGTTCCTCTTTCCCGAGGCCAGTGAAATCAAAAAAGAGAGCCTTCTACTCACCGCGGGAGAAAAAGCCGAGGCCAGCAAAATTGCCAAAGCCCAAATCCATGATGGAGTGTTCACTTTCTATCGGGCCAAAAAAGGGGACGAAGAACTTGGATTTGGTGGGATTTTTACCTCCACCGTGCGCACCAAAAATCAAACCTCGATGGTTGGACTAGATCCCAATGGAAAAGTGTTGGGCATTGAAGTCATTGCCTATTATGAGCCACCAGAGTACCTGCCGCAAAAAAAGTGGCTTGAGCTCTTTAAGGGCAAAAAGCGCGATGAGTCCCTGCGTTTAGGGCAGGATATCCCCATCGTCACCGGCGCCACCATGACAACTGAGGCTATGACAGAAGCCGTGCGGATTGTCCGAGCGGTTTGGGAAGTGAAACTCAAAAAGAGCGATGACGACAAGGAGAAACCATGA